A stretch of Rhea pennata isolate bPtePen1 unplaced genomic scaffold, bPtePen1.pri scaffold_32, whole genome shotgun sequence DNA encodes these proteins:
- the LOC134154598 gene encoding olfactory receptor 14A16-like: protein MSNSSSLNEFLLLAFADTWQLQLWHFVLFLGIYLAALLGNRLIITAIACDHRLHIPMYFFLLNLSILDLGFISTTVPKSMANSLWNTRAISYSGCAAQIFFFIIFISAEYSLLTVMAYDRYVAICRPLHYRTLMDSKACVKKAAAAWASGFLCAVLHTGNTFSIQFCQGNVLDQFFCEIPQILKLSCADSYLREAGALVVGACLFFGCLVFIVLTYVQIFTAVLRIPSEQGWHKAFSMCLPHLAMVSLFICTSFFAYLKPPHFSTPTLDLVVAVLYSVVPPTLNPLIYSMRNKELKDALRKLLI from the coding sequence ATGTCCAACAGTAGCTCCCTCAACGAGTTCCTGCTCCTGGCATTTGCCGATACATGGCAGTTGCAACTCTGGCACTTTGTGCtgttcctgggcatctacctggctgctctcctgggcaaccgcctcatcatcacagccataGCCTGTGACCACCGTCTCCACAtccccatgtacttcttcctcctcaatcTCTCCATCCTTGACCTTGGTttcatctccaccactgtccccaaatccatggccaattccctctgGAACACCAGAGCCATTTCCTAttcaggatgtgctgcccagaTCTTCTTCTTTATCATCTTCATTTCAGCAGagtattctctcctcactgtcatggcctatgaccgctatgTTGCCATATGCAGACCCCTGCACTACAGGACCCTCATGGACAGCAAAGCTTGTGTcaaaaaggcagcagctgcctgggccagtggctttctctgtgcagtgctgcacactGGAAACACATTCTCAATACAATTCTGCCAAGGCAATGTCCtagaccagttcttctgtgaaatcccccagatcctcaagctctcctgtgcagactcctacctcagggaagctGGGGCTCTTGTAGTTGGTGCCTGTTTATTCTTTGGGTGTTTAGTTTTCATTGTGCTAACTtacgtgcagatcttcactgctgtgctgaggatcccctccgagcagggctggcacaaagccttttccatgtgcctccctcacctggccATGGTCTCTCTCTTTATCTGCACCTCATtttttgcctacctgaagccccccCATTTTTCCACCCCAACTCTGGATCTagtggtggctgttctgtactcagtggtgcctccaacactgaaccccctcatctacagcatgaggaacaaggagctcaaggaCGCCCTGAGGAAACTGCTTATATAG